Proteins co-encoded in one Coregonus clupeaformis isolate EN_2021a chromosome 17, ASM2061545v1, whole genome shotgun sequence genomic window:
- the LOC121586443 gene encoding protein capicua homolog isoform X2 — MKPIKKQGRRLPPSTRAKGGKRRGAGDNGEKRDSDENKDRSPKSQTSPQTSSHSESSQEESVTLKARATPERDDHREGPRLPETAAAAAGSLPGKSEDSHPGSVKSLSTHSTDSSSSTASAANSPNPSSNRKTATFKARVPKKKYTSEHCAAAAAAANHGNPGTPPLSSNSAHCGSNTGSQSSGFSSAASEGGSLTDINSQIRRPAEDYTTTIAPSQDRDSTPGPPPIGDRDRRVPEGGREISPSPVRCSSTDTASEHDLDVSEPHRSNSHHTNPTTEAHTLALVQCSTPHTPTPQSLSDALADALAKGLKNQRVLARQARRRSGKEEEENGGGGRESMDSVFRAGVVRRVSGEHGSLEVQLNGEKELYRYPFREGAQGPVDIIMDAPPPGSQAVPIGTPVCVPFGGNEDSGTTEAQRQWYREGLVTQVDTHPAVSYPYRVLLEDRAPPGDEEGDGSVGTPTAVWVSRQSLRLLVPPWDLDLGPSGGGREESNAAAERGREREREREDRDEIEVEQELCRLSRGMGLSATVTGSVLGRLSYPGTAPASSSSSTVSSPVTPASVLSLVPGREWEREKDLMEREREIKRKQERDNRERAKQHHHFMPLTPEEDIEVSNFSMVPMGAAGGEVKALAVSQHRHILSKPPPGYPSPHLSVVRGLGGTPLVGPHLALNHHPPPSPTVLLGLESGTLAVGAAVIATPQLPPLPPLSSSSSSSSRGSLDKPPSSNSSSHGASGGGGGSCSGSASSSRSRTPLTAAQQKYKKGDVVCTPTGIRKKFNGKQWRRLCSREGCSKESQRRGYCSRHLSMRTKEMEASGGGRERGGASSTGTLTPSDLRLGGGRTSSEFDWDNTSRDSSEASSRGGDSRPRLVLPSLLPQDLSRFDFDECEAATMLVSLGSSRSGTPSFSPISNQSPFSPTPSPSPSPLFVFRPATFSPITAPPSLTPRRHRHLSGTKIGTPGSERERHLSGIVPTFQTNLTFTVPMSPSKRKLDALPPPLPLSAQDYAKPDQQLGETIGLSPAAFRVLSPQSQPTTPSSLSFPRPRSATSRPPSSAASTPPPMLVSPTPPSPLPQDPSPRRIVPLRDSPVIVRNPDVPLAKFTDGPLGRRGGGGRSSREHIQPLHLATGLQAPVPINGAATNGAVLLRNPASTLVLVTSSQSLIPAVAGRPAHSSPALSGGSASIFSTGSALSSSGSGGREWERKPGGHQDAIGGALPQPVACHPSPTALLPLILPAESPHPAPRKDIIIGRPGTVWTNVEPRSVPVFPWHSLVPFLEPSQSSTAAQPADGQQLVNQSKEPRCGVALVSDGWVGPPDAERGSPSCPPPSSNDNNPPAERAERGGADSETESDADDPFFPGVANDPAPSTGPIKRRTQSLSALPKDGERKREKDHIRRPMNAFMIFSKRHRALVHQRHPNQDNRTVSKILGEWWYALGPKEKQKYHDLAFQVKEAHFKAHPDWKWCNKDRRKSISEGRETPGAKETRERSMSESTEPESGSQGMEVKGAAGPDWPGGSERCVGANSGQLPRPRAFSQSAVHSLERRERARDLEKLCREGAGSFRSRPPTLSLAQCGASEDVTSDEERMVICEEEGDDDVMEDSCPEGSIDLKCKERVTDSDEDEPDGQRAFQPVVRSSLPYATSTSHPDSHSDSTKGKTGGSTGESSERKRKRGMEGGEEGSGESKRGGGGGGQVPSNSIPGSAPNTPALDYGLTQVLGAVRMAPTMVTNVVCPIASMPIPITSKPMEGPIAFSALPGEKKATLLIGGPGAGGGPITAGVQAQSPVLQSKMLVPMATVRTGSTPPQPISLVAPPLPVQNGALPGNKIIQIAPMPMVQTNVHPAGALHPGGPFPVSMATATVMTPGIKPPQTVLLTSPPTRITYVQSSTGVVSTATVQAPLSPGPGYLPSSLRTLGFTTIAPAGQTLMQPLVAGQPPLLAPALSPGAPGTGRQLLTAIYPAPSVTLAPGMVSITSVPPNLAQEVSGQSSLLAVGVQGSKVTQSHEEGMPHLTAEMEHKPQVEGQAQRKTKTEIKKERIKIEKMMEDVEAHSQPGANSMGTSSSNIPTGNEEDGGRASHMKEENTDDDRDYAREKQTDVDGERERGIKKERGTPEPEESREAEDWPHEGHNKGDSGNGGHSKEAGPREPLHPPTGLDPPLPPSQTDRNAPPSAKKTKFRPPPLKKPSDSVEKVLLGSYFEERFAELPEFRPEEVLPSPTLQSLATSPRAILGSYRKKRRNSTDLDSSAEDPSSPRRKTAARSRLSSCSSEPNTPKSEAKCEGDIFTFDRAGAESEDVLGEMDRVPYSSLRRTLDQRRALVMQLFQEHGFFPSAQATAAFQARYSDTFPTKLCLQLKIREVRQKIMQTATPGTPGISEPGGSTTGVMGSTDSACAANSSSNTNTRDGTGTEPGERGQSPEEPRCMGKL; from the exons ATGAAGCCGATTAAAAAGCAAGGAAGGCGCCTTCCCCCGTCGACCCGGGCCAAAGGGGGGAAGAGACGGGGGGCGGGGGACAATGGGGAGAAAAGAGACTCGGACGAGAACAAAGATAGGTCCCCCAAAAGTCAGACCTCACCCCAAACCTCATCTCACTCAGAGTCTTCTCAGGAGGAGTCGGTGACACTCAAGGCGAGGGCCACGCCAGAGAGGGATGACCACAGAGAGGGGCCCCGGCTCCCAGAGACAGCGGCCGCAGCAGCAGGGTCCCTCCCTGGGAAGTCGGAGGACTCCCACCCAGGGAGCGTCAAGTCGCTGAGCACCCACAGCacagacagcagcagcagcaccgccAGTGCTGCCAACAGCCCCAACCCCTCGTCTAACCGCAAGACGGCCACCTTCAAGGCCCGCGTCCCCAAGAAGAAGTACACCTCTGAGCACTGTGCTGCCGCCGCTGCCGCCGCCAACCACGGCAACCCCGGCACGCCTCCACTGAGCAGCAATAGTGCTCACTGTGGCAGTAACACCGGAAGTCAGTCGTCGGGCTTTTCTTCGGCAGCGAGTGAGGGCGGTTCGCTCACTGACATCAACAGTCAGATCAGGAGACCAGCGGAGGACTACACTACCACTATAGCTCCATCACAGGACAGGGACAGCACACCTGGACCCCCTCCCATAGGAGACAGAGATAGGAGAGTcccagagggaggcagagaaatCTCCCCCAGCCCTGTCCGCTGCTCTTCTACAGACACAGCCAGCGAACACGACCTGGATGTGAGCGAGCCACACCGCTCCAACTCTCACCACACCAATCCCACCACCGAAGCACACACCCTAGCCCTGGTGCAATGTAGCACCCCACACACTCCGACCCCACAGAGCCTGTCGGACGCGCTAGCTGACGCCCTGGCCAAAGGTTTAAAAAACCAGCGGGTGCTAGCCAGGCAGGCTAGGAGAAGGAGTggaaaagaggaagaggagaacggaggaggggggagggagagcatGGACTCAGTGTTCCGAGCGGGTGTGGTGCGGAGGGTGAGCGGCGAGCATGGCAGCCTGGAGGTGCAGCTGAACGGCGAGAAGGAGCTGTACCGGTACCCGTTCCGTGAGGGTGCCCAGGGGCCAGTGGACATCATCATGGATGCCCCGCCGCCTGGCTCCCAGGCCGTGCCCATCGGCACCCCTGTGTGCGTGCCCTTCGGAGGTAACGAGGACAGCGGCACCACAGAGGCCCAGCGCCAGTGGTACCGAGAGGGCCTGGTAACCCAGGTGGACACCCACCCGGCTGTGTCCTACCCCTATAGAGTGTTGTTGGAGGATAGAGCGCCGCcaggggatgaggagggggatgGCAGTGTGGGCACTCCGACGGCTGTGTGGGTGTCCCGTCAGAGCCTCCGCCTGCTGGTGCCCCCCTGGGACCTCGACCTGGGACCCTCCGGAGGGGGGCGAGAGGAAAGCAATGCCGCcgccgagagagggagagagagggagagagagagagaggacagggacgAGATAGAGGTGGAGCAGGAGCTGTGTCGACTCAGCCGTGGGATGGGGCTCAGCGCGACTGTGACTGGGTCCGTGTTGGGGAGGCTTTCATACCCTGGAACGGCCCCcgcctcctcatcttcctctacTGTCAGCTCCCCCGTTACCCCTGCCTCGGTGCTGAGTCTGGTGCCCGGAAGAGAATGGGAGCGAGAGAAGgacctgatggagagagagagggagatcaagaggaaacaagagagagaTAACCGAGAGAGGGCCAAACAGCACCACCACTTCATGCCCCTGACCCCTGAGGAGGACATAGAGGTGTCCAACTTCAGCATGGTGCCCATGGGGGCAGCGGGGGGGGAGGTCAAGGCCCTGGCGGTGTCCCAGCACAGGCACATACTCTCCAAGCCGCCCCCTGGCTACCCTAGCCCCCACCTGTCCGTGGTCCGGGGCCTCGGAGGCACTCCGCTGGTGGGCCCCCACCTGGCCCTCAaccaccacccccctccctcccccacggTGCTACTGGGCCTGGAGTCGGGAACGCTGGCAGTGGGGGCGGCCGTCATCGCCACCCCTCAGCTgccccctctgccccccttgtcctcctcgtcctcctcgtcctcccgcGGCTCCCTGGATAAGCCGCCCTCTTCAAACTCCAGCTCCCACGGTGCATCTGGAGGAGGTGGAGGCTCGTGCTCGGGTTCGGCGTCCTCATCACGCTCCCGCACCCCGCTCACGGCAGCCCAGCAGAAGTACAAGAAGGGCGACGTGGTGTGTACCCCCACAGGCATCCGCAAGAAGTTCAACGGCAAGCAGTGGAGGAGGCTGTGCTCCAGAGAGGGCTGCTCTAAGGAGTCCCAGAGAAGAGGCTACTGCTCGCGTCATCTCTCCATGAGAACTAAAGAGATGGAGGCCAGCGGAGGGGGCAGAGAACGTGGCGGGGCCAGCAGTACGGGCACCCTAACCCCGTCAGACCTGAGACTGGGCGGCGGCCGGACCAGTTCAGAGTTCGACTGGGACAACACGTCGCGAGACAGCAGCGAAGCGAGCAGTAGGGGAGGGGATTCACGCCCCCGCCTGGTCCTGCCCTCGCTCCTGCCCCAGGACTTATCACGCTTCGACTTTGATGAGTGCGAGGCGGCCACCATGCTGGTGTCTCTGGGCAGCTCCCGCTCGGGCACGCCCTCCTTCTCTCCCATCTCCAACCAGTCGCCCTTCTCGCCCACGCCGTCGCCCTCGCCTTCCCCGCTTTTCGTCTTCCGCCCGGCCACCTTCAGCCCCATCACGGCGCCGCCTTCGCTCACCCCTCGCCGCCACCGTCACCTGAGCGGCACTAAGATTGGCACGCCGGGCTCGGAGCGTGAACGCCACCTGTCGGGCATCGTACCCACCTTCCAGACCAACCTCACCTTCACCGTGCCCATGAGCCCCAGCAAGCGGAAACTTGATGCCCTTCCTCCGCCCCTGCCCCTCTCTGCCCAGGATTACGCTAAGCCCGACCAGCAGTTAGGGGAGACTATAGGCCTCAGCCCAGCTGCCTTCAGGGTGCTCTCTCCTCAGAGCCAGCCCaccactccctcctccctctccttcccccggCCGCGGAGCGCCACCAGCCGCCCCCCGTCCTCCGCCGCCTCCACCCCCCCACCCATGCTGGtgtcccccacccctccctcccccctgcccCAGGACCCCAGCCCCCGCCGCATTGTGCCCCTGCGAGACTCCCCTGTCATCGTGCGGAACCCCGACGTCCCCCTGGCCAAGTTCACAGATGGACccctggggaggaggggaggagggggccgCTCCTCCAGAGAGCACATCCAGCCCCTGCACCTTGCCACCGGCCTCCAAGCACCCGTGCCCATCAACGGCGCCGCCACCAATGGAGCAGTCCTCCTGCGAAACCCCGCCTCCACCCTGGTCCTTGTAACCTCCTCCCAGTCCCTGATCCCAGCCGTCGCCGGACGCCCTGCTCACTCCAGCCCAGCCCTCAGTGGTGGCTCCGCCTCCATCTTCTCTACTGGCTCCGCCCTCTCCAGCTCTGGATCAGGCGGTAGGGAGTGGGAGAGGAAGCCCGGCGGGCACCAGGACGCCATTGGAGGGGCACTGCCCCAGCCGGTAGCCTGCCACCCCTCGCCAACCGCCCTGCTGCCACTTATCCTACCAGCCGAGTCCCCTCACCCTGCACCCCGCAAGGACATCATCATTGGACGGCCCGGGACAG TATGGACCAATGTGGAGCCCCGGTCAGTGCCAGTGTTTCCTTGGCATTCATTGGTCCCTTTCCTGGAGCCTAGCCAATCGAGTACGGCTGCCCAGCCCGCTGATGGCCAACAGCTTGTCAATCAGAGCAAAG AGCCTCGTTGCGGGGTGGCCCTAGTGAGTGACGGATGGGTGGGTCCACCAGACGCAGAGCGAGGGTCTCCATCctgcccaccaccctcctccaATGACAACAACCCCCCAGCTGAAAGAGCAGAAAGAGGTGGAGccgacagcgagacagagagcgatgcAGACGACCC GTTTTTTCCGGGTGTAGCCAATGATCCTGCCCCGTCTACGGGCCCTATCAAGAGGCGCACTCAGTCCCTCAGTGCCCTTCCCAAAGATGGAGAAAGAAAG agggaAAAGGACCACATTCGGCGGCCAATGAACGCGTTCATGATCTTCAGCAAGCGTCACCGGGCGCTGGTGCACCAGAGGCACCCCAACCAGGACAACCGCACGGTCAGCAAAATCCTGGGCGAGTGGTGGTACGCCCTGGGGCCCAAAGAGAAGCAGAAGTACCACGATCTTGCCTTCCAG gtgaAAGAGGCTCACTTCAAGGCCCACCCAGACTGGAAGTGGTGCAACAAGGACAGGAGGAAGTCTATCTCTGAGGGCCGAGAGACCCCAGGGGCCAAAGAGACACGCGAGAGGAGCATGTCGGAGAGCACAG AGCCTGAGTCAGGGTCTCAGGGCATGGAGGTGAAGGGTGCGGCAGGCCCGGACTGGCCTGGGGGCTCTGAGCGTTGTGTGGGGGCCAACAGTGGTCAGCTCCCTCGCCCCCGGGCCTTTTCTCAGAGTGCAGTACACAGCCTGGAGAGGAGGGAGCGGGCTAGAGATCTGGAGAAG tTGTGTCGAGAAGGGGCAGGCTCATTCCGAAGCCGCCCCCCTACTCTCTCCCTGGCACAGTGTGGGGCCAGCGAGGACGTGACCAGCGATGAGGAGCGCATGGTCATCTGTGAGGAAGAGGGGGACGATGATGTCATGG AGGACTCGTGCCCTGAGGGATCCATAGACCTCAAGTGTAAAGAGAGAGTGACTGACAGTGACGAGGATGAGCCGGATGGACAG CGAGCCTTCCAGCCAGTGGTCCGCTCCTCTCTCCCCTATGCCACCAGCACCTCCCACCCTGACTCTCACTCCGACTCTACCAAGGGGAAAACAGGGGGGAGCACCGGAGAGAGCTCTGAGAGGAAGCGAAagcgagggatggagggaggagaagagggaagtGGAGAATccaaaagaggaggaggaggaggggggcaggTTCCCTCTAATTCCATCCCTGGATCGGCGCCCAACACCCCCGCTCTGGATTATGGACTCACCCAGGTGCTCGGTGCAGTCCGGATGGCCCCCACCATGGTGACCAACGTGGTATGCCCCATCGCCAGCATGCCCATCCCCATCACCAGCAAGCCAATGGAAGGCCCCATCGCCTTCAGTGCCCTCCCCGGGGAGAAGAAAGCCACGCTTCTGATTGGAGGACCGGGAGCAGGAGGCGGGCCTATCACAGCAGGGG TCCAAGCCCAGTCTCCAGTCTTACAGAGCAAGATGTTGGTTCCCATGGCAACAGTGAGAACAGGCTCTACTCCTCCTCAGCCCATCTCCCTCGTGGCCCCTCCCCTTCCTGTTCAAAATGGTGCTCTTCCAGGAAACAAG ATCATCCAGATTGCCCCCATGCCGATGGTCCAGACAAATGTCCACCCTGCTGGAGCATTGCATCCTGGGGGTCCCTTCCCTGTATCCATGGCAACAGCCACTGTGATGACTCCGGGCATCAAACCCCCTCAGACCGTGTTGCTGACCTCGCCTCCAACAAG GATCACTTATGTCCAATCCAGCACCGGAGTGGTCTCCACAGCAACGGTCcaggcccctctctctccaggcccAGGCTACCTGCCGTCGTCCCTGAGAACCCTGGGCTTCACCACCATTgccccggccggccaaaccctgaTGCAGCCTCTCGTAGCGGGCCAACCGCCCTTGCTAGCCCCAGCCCTTTCCCCTGGAGCCCCGGGGACCGGACGTCAACTCCTAACCGCCATTTACCCAGCCCCGAGCGTCACCCTGGCGCCAGGTATGGTTTCCATTACCTCCGTGCCCCCCAATTTGGCTCAAGAAGTGTCCGGCCAATCATCACTCTTGGCTGTTGGCGTCCAGGGTTCAAAGGTGACCCAGTCACATGAAGAGGGAATGCCACACCTGACTGCAGAGATGGAACACAAGCCACAGGTGGAGGGCCAGGCCCAAAGGAAGACCAAGACTGAGATAAAGAAAGAGCGCATAAAGATAGAGAAGATGATGGAGGATGTCGAGGCACATAGCCAACCCGGTGCTAACTCAATGGGTACGTCCAGCAGCAATATACCAACAG GGAATGAAGAAGATGGTGGTCGAGCCAGCCACATGAAAGAAGAGAATACGGACGATGACAGAGATTATgccagagagaaacagacagacgtggatggagagagggagagggggataaagaAGGAGAGGGGGACGCCTGAACCAGAGGAGTCCAGGGAGGCAGAGGATTGGCCCCATGAGGGCCACAACAAAGGGGACAGTGGCAACGGGGGCCACAGCAAAGAG GCTGGACCGAGGGAACCTCTCCACCCTCCCACAGGACTGGaccctcctctgcctccctcACAGACTGACAGGAACGCGCCCCCCTCAGCCAAGAAGACCAAATTCCGCCCACCGCCACTCAAAAAGCCCTCTGACTCCGTTGAAAA gGTCCTGTTGGGGTCCTATTTCGAGGAGCGCTTTGCCGAGCTGCCAGAGTTCAGGCCAGAAGAGGTGctgccctctcccaccctccAAAGTCTGGCCACCTCCCCCCGAGCCATACTGGGCAGCTACCGCAAGAAGAGGAGGAACTctacag aCCTGGACTCGTCAGCAGAGGACCCCAGCTCTCCCAGGAGGAAGACTGCAGCTCGGAGCCGTCTCTCCAGCTGCAGCTCGGAGCCCAACACACCAAAGAGCGAGGCCAAGTGTGAGGGGGACATCTTCACCTTCGACAGAGCTG GTGCTGAGTCTGAGGATGTCTTGGGGGAGATGGACAGAGTACCGTACTCCTCTCTCCGGAGAACTTTGGACCAGCGCAGGGCTCTCGTTATGCAGCTCTTCCAGGAACATGGCTTTTTCCCTTCAG CCCAGGCCACTGCAGCCTTCCAGGCGCGCTATTCGGACACCTTCCCCACCAAACTGTGTCTGCAGCTGAAGATCAGGGAGGTGAGGCAGAAGATCATGCAGACAGCCACACCTGGAACCCCCGGAATCTCTGAGCCCGGCGGGTCAACAACAGGGGTCATGGGGTCAACAGACTCTGCCTGCGCTGCCAATAGCTCCTCCAATACCAACACTCGAGATGGTACAGGGACGGAGCCCGGAGAAAGAGGGCAGAGTCCCGAGGAGCCCAGGTGCATGGGTAAATTGTAg